One window from the genome of Cryptosporangium phraense encodes:
- a CDS encoding ester cyclase, giving the protein MTLIGQHLGDGPSARTMPPDFAIAIRPGTGTDTARAAAERGERRHSMKGFDDTYVDILDYIVRITHRIWEDQDVGYIYDTYAPGCFVHDDHGAHYGVERVVAGTMQSIHAFPDLRSYADDVIWAGDDVQGFVTSHRYITTGHHLGPWEHGPATGRRMNMWGIANCVIRENEIFEEWVLYNMGSKLAQLGIDVADAARRFGNEIAGTPVAERYVSEVDRLTGGRKPEYYPEHDGPGFDPEHFVRALFHNVYNRRDLSAVDRSYSSTVRWKGTSNRAGYGRGDVKGMARSLLATFPDLGMQVDEVYWMGNDTDGYRICVRWTAAGSHRGYGLYGPPTGRRVHLWGISQLYVTDGRVTEEWNLFNEFDVMAQILSDAPAPMVP; this is encoded by the coding sequence ATGACCCTGATCGGCCAGCACCTCGGCGACGGACCCTCGGCTCGGACGATGCCGCCGGACTTCGCGATCGCGATCCGTCCGGGCACCGGCACCGACACCGCGAGGGCCGCCGCCGAGCGGGGCGAGCGGCGCCACTCGATGAAGGGCTTCGACGACACCTACGTCGACATCCTCGACTACATCGTCCGGATCACCCACCGGATCTGGGAGGACCAGGACGTCGGCTACATCTACGACACGTACGCGCCCGGCTGCTTCGTTCACGACGACCACGGTGCGCACTACGGCGTCGAGCGAGTCGTCGCCGGCACGATGCAGAGCATCCACGCCTTCCCCGACCTGCGGTCGTACGCCGACGACGTGATCTGGGCCGGCGACGACGTGCAGGGGTTCGTCACGTCGCACCGGTACATCACGACCGGCCACCACCTCGGCCCGTGGGAGCACGGGCCGGCGACCGGGCGCCGGATGAACATGTGGGGCATCGCCAACTGCGTGATCCGTGAGAACGAGATCTTCGAGGAGTGGGTGCTCTACAACATGGGCTCGAAGCTGGCCCAGCTCGGAATCGACGTCGCCGACGCGGCCCGCCGGTTCGGCAACGAGATCGCCGGCACCCCGGTGGCCGAGCGGTACGTCTCCGAGGTCGACCGGCTGACCGGCGGCCGCAAACCCGAGTACTACCCGGAGCACGACGGGCCCGGGTTCGACCCCGAGCACTTCGTCCGGGCGCTGTTCCACAACGTCTACAACCGGCGGGACCTCAGCGCCGTCGACCGGTCCTACAGCAGCACGGTCCGCTGGAAGGGCACGTCGAACCGGGCCGGCTACGGCCGGGGTGACGTCAAGGGCATGGCCCGCAGCCTGCTGGCGACGTTCCCCGACCTGGGGATGCAGGTCGACGAGGTCTACTGGATGGGCAACGACACCGACGGCTACCGGATCTGCGTCCGGTGGACCGCGGCCGGCTCGCACCGCGGGTACGGGCTGTACGGGCCGCCGACCGGGCGGCGCGTCCACCTCTGGGGCATCTCGCAGCTCTACGTCACCGACGGGCGCGTCACCGAGGAGTGGAACCTGTTCAACGAGTTCGACGTGATGGCCCAGATCCTCAGCGACGCCCCGGCCCCGATGGTGCCGTGA